The window CTCCGTGTCCGGTGCGGCGCTGTCGCGGGCCTCGCCCGTCGGCGGTGCCACAGCGACGGCGTCGTCCGGGGACGGTTCGGCATCGGAAGGCCCGGCGGACGAGGACGGACCCTCAGGTACGTCCGCGACGGCCGGGGCGGCCGCCTCCGGCGTCGCCGGCGAGGGCGCGAGAGGTGCGTCGGCCGTACCGGCGGGCTCGGCGGCGTCGTCCCCCGCACCGGGACGGGACACGGCCGACTCGGCCTCCGCGGCGGCCTCACGCTCCGCGATCTCCCGCTTCAGCGCGGCGGGGGAGAAGCGCATGGTGGCGCCGCTCTCCACGTCGCCGCCCCCGAACGCGCCGGACGGCCCGCTCCCCGCGGGCGGCTCCGCCGAGGCGGAGACCGGAGCCGTCGGCCCGGCGGGTGCCTGCGCGGGCCGCGCCTGAGGCGCCGGCTGGGCCGGAATCCCGGGCTGCACCGGGGGCCAGCCCGGTTCGAATCCCCCGGAGGCCGGCAGGCCCGGCACGGAGACCGGCGCGCCGTTCGGCGGAGGCGGCGCGAGGTGCGACCCCGCCCCGCCCGACGTGTCCCCCGACGCGTTCTGCGTGTACCAGGCGGGCGGGGTGTAGTCGATGGTGAACTCACCCGTCATCTCTGCGGGCTCCGCGTCGGACGACTCGTCGACGGGCGTGTTCCATCCCCCGCGGATCTCGTCCCGATCGCCGTTCACTTTGCCTCCTGGTGTGGTCGAGCACCCTTGTGCCGTGGTGGGTGGGGGCGACCGTTCCCGTGGTGCGATCCGCCCGGCTCTCCCCCTTGCGACGCGCAGTGCCTGCCCGCAGGTTCCTCTGCCGCGTTCCCACCACCCTAATCGCCACAGGGCGCACTACGGCAGGCCGTACCGCAAGGGATGAACCGTCCAGCAGGTCACGTCACGCCACAAGTGAACCAAGTGTGAAGGAGCAGCCGCGGGCAAGTGGTCGAAAACGCACATCTGCCCGCGAAATGGGGGCTGTTCCGCGCACACGCCGCAGGGGCGTCCGTCGGGGGGGACGGCGGATCCGGCCGCCGCTCAGTCCATCCGCCGGGCGCCGCCCAGCAGTCCGGACTCGGCGTCGGTGGCCTGGGTCATCACGAACTGCCGGTCCCGGTCCGAACACCACAGGGTGACGCCGTCGGCGAGGGTGGACAGCGCCTGGGTCTCGGCGGCGGACAGGTTCAGGATCCGTCCGATCTGCGCGGCCTCGTCCGGGGACACGCGCTGCACACCCACGAGCGCGGACTTGTCCATCAGCCGCGGGGCCACCGGGCTCAGATAGGGCAGCAGGGTCACCACGGACTGCCAGGGCCCGGCCACCACACGCCCGCGCGGCGGACGCATCCCGCAGTCCCGCACCACGACCACCGGGGAGCCGGCCGACGCGCCCTGCGGCGGCACCCGTCCCACGTCGTGCAGCGAGATGCACGGCTGCCCGCCGCCCGCCGCCTGCGCGAGGCCCGTCCACGCCTGCGCACGTCCGGTCTCCACGGCGATCCGCGCGCCCGTCGCCGCCGACCGCAGGGCGAGCACCTGCGCGGTCCACAGCCCGCCGATGAGCGTGACCTCGTACGGTGTGGGCCGGTTGACGCCCAGCACGGCAGGGCGGCCCTCAGCGTCCACACCGATGACCGTGCCGTCGTCCCCGACGGGCACGGCGAGCGCGGCCAGTTCGTCGTACGACACCGTGTGCCGGCCCCGCCGGGGGCCGATGAGACCGAAACCCAGCCGGGACCTGGAGCGCGTGCCTGCGGACATCAGCGGGTACCCCCGAGCGGCAGAGTGGCGAGCACGCCGGGCAGCTGCTCGCGGTCCAGCCTGACCAGCGACGCCTTGACACCGCGTGCGGTGCGCTCCAGTTCGTGCCGGGCGGCGAGGAGTTCCTCGTCGCTGCGCCCGGTGATGCGCAGGTGCCCCGTGACCGAGACCGCCGAGCGGTCGCCGTGTCCCAGGGTCAGGCTGAACGTCGTCGCGAGCGCGGGGATGGAGGTGAGCAGGGCGACCAGCTGCGGCATCGACGCTCCGCCGCCGCCGAGGTTCGGCCAGCGGCTCACCCAGTAGCTGGTGTGCCACCGGTCGTCGCAGCGCCAGGTGCGCGAGGTCTCCTCCGTGCGGCGGCCCGGTGTCTCCGAGCGGCCGGCCTGCGCCATGGCCAGCGGACTCACGCACGCCGACGTCGCGATCGCCGACGTCAGCTCCTGCTCCGTCAGGACCGTGGCCCGGAAACCCGCGCCCGTCAGCCGGCTGGCCAGTTGGTCGGCCGCGCGCACCGCGCACTTCTGCGCGCCCGTGAGGCCGCCGCCCCGTGCCTCCACGGCCTCCGGGCAGAGCTCGGGGTCGAGCTTCAGCGCGATCCAGGTGATCCGCACCGCGGGCGATCCCGTCCGGGCCTGCAACGGCGCGTAGTTGCGCGCGGCGACCGACTGCGACGGCAGGTGCGGAGCCGGAGCGGGCTGGGTGTGCTGCACGATCTGCGCCGACTCCAGCCGGATGCCGTCGACCTCCAGTACCTCCCGCACGAGGGTCAGGGGCAGCGGGCGCGCCGAGCGGTCGGGTCGCAGCGCGGTGCCGTCCGACTCCACCTGGACCACGGCGGAGAGGTAGGTGCCGTCGCCGATCATGCCGACCGGGCGCCGGTCGCGGTCGCTGAACGAGTAGGTGCGCAGAGCCGGTTCGGCCTCCACGGCGGGGGCCAGTCCGGGTTCCGTGCCCGCCGGGAGCGTGATCGAGGCCGCACGCCGGGTGCGGGCGCGCAGCGCGAGGACGGTGCCCAGCCACTCCGGCAGCGAACGCCGGTGGCGGCGGACCACGGCGAGCAGCACGAGGACCGTCGCGAGGACACCGGCGGGCATGAGCAGCAGGGCATCGGTCACCCAGGCCGCCACGAGCAGCGCCGCCGCGATTTCGATCAGTACGAGTTGTTGCAATCGGAACGAACCGATCTGTCCGGCACGTCCGTTCAGCCGCGGGACCACTCCACCGCCGGGCGTCCGGGGGCCGACGGGGGAGGTGCCTGGACCGTCGCCGGAGGCTCCCCGGCGGCCCGCTCCTGGCCCTCCGGACGGCCGGGTGTCCCCGGCCGGACGTGTCCGCGTCGTGGAAGCCATCATTCCGGCATTCCCCCGTTCATAAGGCCCCAACTCCACCCGGTCGCCCCGCTCCCGCCGGGGCTTCGGCGGCTGGATCACCCTACCCGCCCCCTCGGAGCGCGCGGTCAGCAGGCATAGTAGGGGCCGGTCCGGCACCGGGGCCCGGTATCCGGGTCCGGCACAGGAGGCGGGAACACCCGCGCCCCCGGGCCGCGCGGGGAGACACGGGGAGACGCACACACTCATGGCATCACGGCGGGACGAGCTCAACGCGTACACCTTTGCGAAGAAGCGCACGGTGGCCGCATTCCTGCAACCCTCGCCCACTGGTTCCGAGGAGGGCGCCCCCCGGCCCCTGCGAGCGGTCGTCCCGAGCCTGATCGTGGGTGCGCTGGTGATGGCCGGCTTCGGGGCCTGGGGGATGTTCAAGCCCACCGCGCCCAAGGGCTGGGACAAGCCGTACGCCAAGGTGATCGTCGGCAAGAAGTCCACCACCCGTTACGTCGTCCTGGAGACGGGGGAGGGCAAGCAGAGGAAGACCCTGCTGCACCCCGTGCTGAACCTCGCCTCCGCCCGGCTCCTCCTCAGGCCCCAGCAGTTCGACGTCGTCCAGGTCAGCGACGACATCCTCGACGCGGGCAAGCCCCCGCGCGGCCCGATCCTCGGCATCCCGTACGCCCCCGACCGGCTGCCGGACGAGAAGGACGCGGGCACGGCCAAGCGGTGGGCGGTCTGCGAACAGCCGGGCGGCAAGGGCAACACCGTGCAGAAGGCGGCCTTCGTCTTCGCGCAGCGGGACGACGGGCTGACCGACGGCGCGGACCGGCTCGACGGCGGCCAGGTGCTGTACGTCCAGGGCCAGGACGGGACCCGCTACGTCGTCGACGCGAGCGGCATCCGGTACCGCATCGACGAGACCGCGGCCGAGCGCGGCCTCCTGACCAGGGCCCTCGTCGGCAGCAGGCAGCCGCAGGCGGTGACCGACGACTGGCTGGCCACGCTCCACGAGGGCAGTCCGGTCGTCTTCCCGCAGATCCCCGGCACGGTCGGCGAGCCCGCGCACATCCAGGGCCAGCTGTCCCCGGAGGAGGACAGGATCGGCATGGTGCTGCGGACCACGACGGGCGAGGGCACGGCCCACTACGTCGTCCTCGACGGCAAGGTCCAGCCGGTCTCCGAGTTCACCGCCTGGCTGCTGGCCAACTCACCCCTGACCGCGTCGCTCGACATGAACGGCAAGGCGCGGGAGGTCGGCCTGCAGGACTTCGTCCCCGACGCGCGGCCCTTCGCGGGCCAGGCGGCCCACTGGCCCGCCCAGCGCGCGCACCGGGTCAACTCGGCGACGGGAGAGGGCGGTCGGGACACCGTGTGCAGCGTGCTGCGCAAGGTCGACGACAAGGGCCGCACGACACTGAGCACCTGGGCGGGAACCGCCTACCCGGCCGCCATCAACGCCGGAGGCACCAGTACCTACGTCACCCCCGGCAGCGGCCTGCTCTACACACAGGTCCGCGGGGAGCAGACCAAGCCCGACGGATCGCTCTTCCTGGTGACCGACACCGGACTGCGCTACGCCGTCCAGGCGAACGGCGACAGCGACGCCGAGCGCTCCGACATCGGCACCGGCGGCCAGAAGACCCAGGACGGCAGGCCCGAGGCCAGCCAGGCACAGGTCAGGCTCGGCTACGAGAAGGTGACCCCCTCACTCGTGCCGATCGCCTGGTCGGAGTTCCTGTCCAAGGGGCCCAGGCTCGACACCAACAGCGCACGCCAGCCCCAGGGCTCCTAGCCGCGAACCGTACGAACGCGGGATCCGGGGGAGAGGAACAGATGTTGTACCGGAAGACGGCAGTGCTGACGGCGGCCATCGCCGCGCTGGCGGCGCCCCATGCCGCGTACGCCACCGGAGGTCCGGCGGACCGCACCGGGCCGGTCCTGGACGGCAGCGGCGAATGCACCTTCCCGATGAAGGAGCAGTTCGCCGGCCGGCCCTGGTCGTTGCAGCGCGTCCTGCTCGACGAACTGTGGCAGGACACCAAGGGCGAAGGCGTGCGGGTCGCCGTCATCGACACCGGGGTCGACGACTCCAACCCGCAGCTCAAGGACGCGGTGGACGCCTCGGCGGGCCGCAACCTCCTCAAGGGCGGCAGCAGCGACGGCACCACGGACGAGGTCGGCCACGGCACCAAGGTCGCCGGCATCATCGCCGCCCGCCCGCGCAGGGGCACGGGGTTCGTCGGACTGGCCCCCGGAGCCACCATCATCCCGATCCGCCAGAACGACGAGAAGAACAGCGGCAAGGACACCACGATGGCCACCGCGATCGACCACGCGATCGCCAAGGGCGCCGAGGTCATCAACATCTCCCAGGACACCACCAAGCCCCTCACCGAGGACTCCGCGCTGGGCAGGGCCGTGGCCAGGGCGCTCGCCCGGAACATCGTCGTCGTCGCCTCGGCGGGCAACGACGGCATGGACGGCAGGATGAAGGAGACCTACCCGGCCGCCTTCCCCGGCGTCCTCGCCGTCGCCTCCTCCGACCGCAACAACGAACGCGCCGCGTTCTCGCAGGCGGGCGAGTTCGTCGGCGTGGCCGCGCCGGGCGTCGACATCGTCTCCACGGTCCCCGGCAACGGCCAGTGCACGGACAACGGAACCAGTTTCTCCGCGCCGTACGTGGCCGGCGTCGCGGCCCTCCTCGTCGCCA is drawn from Streptomyces sp. NBC_00178 and contains these coding sequences:
- the eccB gene encoding type VII secretion protein EccB; this encodes MASRRDELNAYTFAKKRTVAAFLQPSPTGSEEGAPRPLRAVVPSLIVGALVMAGFGAWGMFKPTAPKGWDKPYAKVIVGKKSTTRYVVLETGEGKQRKTLLHPVLNLASARLLLRPQQFDVVQVSDDILDAGKPPRGPILGIPYAPDRLPDEKDAGTAKRWAVCEQPGGKGNTVQKAAFVFAQRDDGLTDGADRLDGGQVLYVQGQDGTRYVVDASGIRYRIDETAAERGLLTRALVGSRQPQAVTDDWLATLHEGSPVVFPQIPGTVGEPAHIQGQLSPEEDRIGMVLRTTTGEGTAHYVVLDGKVQPVSEFTAWLLANSPLTASLDMNGKAREVGLQDFVPDARPFAGQAAHWPAQRAHRVNSATGEGGRDTVCSVLRKVDDKGRTTLSTWAGTAYPAAINAGGTSTYVTPGSGLLYTQVRGEQTKPDGSLFLVTDTGLRYAVQANGDSDAERSDIGTGGQKTQDGRPEASQAQVRLGYEKVTPSLVPIAWSEFLSKGPRLDTNSARQPQGS
- the eccE gene encoding type VII secretion protein EccE, whose amino-acid sequence is MASTTRTRPAGDTRPSGGPGAGRRGASGDGPGTSPVGPRTPGGGVVPRLNGRAGQIGSFRLQQLVLIEIAAALLVAAWVTDALLLMPAGVLATVLVLLAVVRRHRRSLPEWLGTVLALRARTRRAASITLPAGTEPGLAPAVEAEPALRTYSFSDRDRRPVGMIGDGTYLSAVVQVESDGTALRPDRSARPLPLTLVREVLEVDGIRLESAQIVQHTQPAPAPHLPSQSVAARNYAPLQARTGSPAVRITWIALKLDPELCPEAVEARGGGLTGAQKCAVRAADQLASRLTGAGFRATVLTEQELTSAIATSACVSPLAMAQAGRSETPGRRTEETSRTWRCDDRWHTSYWVSRWPNLGGGGASMPQLVALLTSIPALATTFSLTLGHGDRSAVSVTGHLRITGRSDEELLAARHELERTARGVKASLVRLDREQLPGVLATLPLGGTR
- the mycP gene encoding type VII secretion-associated serine protease mycosin; this encodes MLYRKTAVLTAAIAALAAPHAAYATGGPADRTGPVLDGSGECTFPMKEQFAGRPWSLQRVLLDELWQDTKGEGVRVAVIDTGVDDSNPQLKDAVDASAGRNLLKGGSSDGTTDEVGHGTKVAGIIAARPRRGTGFVGLAPGATIIPIRQNDEKNSGKDTTMATAIDHAIAKGAEVINISQDTTKPLTEDSALGRAVARALARNIVVVASAGNDGMDGRMKETYPAAFPGVLAVASSDRNNERAAFSQAGEFVGVAAPGVDIVSTVPGNGQCTDNGTSFSAPYVAGVAALLVAKYPDWSPAEIVARIEQTAERSVTGHDPYVGWGVVDPVQALAGDEDDVPSASAHPDPAPPEAPAPRAAHLSMTETSQERSERYATYALAVAAVLVCVVAGTATVVRDVRRRRGPRREGRP